In Nocardia asteroides, a single genomic region encodes these proteins:
- a CDS encoding SGNH/GDSL hydrolase family protein — protein sequence MQQSRRLPALRAVGAALGACAIAAAGAGGAPAAPQPEVYVALGDSFSAGSGIAPSAPASGIPGDCTRSALNYPKLVAQALRPSEFRDVTCGAAVSADLAGRQFGLSGSAAPQYDALTPDTTLVTLGMGGNDIGLVQLGVSCINPLPEPNGVSCAATQTAGGRDRVGEQIERFAPAYGVMIEEIRRRSPAATIVLVGYPIGIRDGGCPETQPAWAADATYLQGKINQLNDVIRRAAAEHGAGYVDLEPSTQGHDVCAEPGESWMVGALPTSADAIVPLHPNAAGHRNTAQQVLAALDR from the coding sequence ATGCAGCAGTCCCGTCGGCTTCCCGCGCTGCGCGCCGTCGGCGCCGCGCTGGGCGCGTGCGCGATCGCGGCGGCCGGTGCCGGTGGCGCACCGGCGGCGCCGCAGCCCGAGGTGTACGTCGCGCTGGGCGATTCGTTCTCGGCCGGCTCCGGGATCGCGCCGAGCGCGCCCGCGAGCGGCATCCCCGGCGACTGCACCCGCTCCGCGCTGAACTACCCCAAGCTGGTGGCGCAGGCGCTGCGTCCGAGCGAGTTCCGCGACGTCACCTGCGGCGCGGCGGTGAGCGCCGACCTGGCGGGCAGGCAGTTCGGGCTGAGCGGGTCGGCGGCGCCGCAGTACGACGCGCTGACCCCGGACACCACGCTGGTGACGCTCGGCATGGGCGGCAACGACATCGGGCTGGTCCAGCTCGGGGTGAGCTGTATCAACCCGCTGCCGGAGCCGAACGGCGTCTCCTGCGCGGCGACGCAGACCGCGGGCGGCCGGGACCGGGTGGGCGAGCAGATCGAGCGCTTCGCCCCGGCCTACGGGGTCATGATCGAGGAGATCCGCCGCCGCTCCCCCGCCGCCACCATCGTGCTGGTCGGCTACCCGATCGGCATCCGCGACGGCGGCTGCCCGGAGACCCAGCCCGCGTGGGCCGCGGACGCCACCTACCTGCAGGGCAAGATCAATCAGCTGAACGACGTCATCCGGCGCGCGGCGGCCGAGCACGGAGCCGGGTACGTGGATCTGGAGCCCTCGACGCAGGGGCACGACGTGTGCGCGGAGCCGGGCGAGAGCTGGATGGTCGGCGCGCTGCCGACCTCGGCCGATGCCATCGTCCCGCTGCACCCGAATGCCGCCGGGCACCGCAACACCGCGCAGCAGGTGCTGGCCGCCCTCGACCGCTGA
- a CDS encoding roadblock/LC7 domain-containing protein, which yields MGTPNMTDSSNKLGWLLEDLEVPGVRFAVLLSDDGLRIAHSAGISKDDAERFAAAASGLRSLGKALGEFCGTSGNTVRQNMTEYDEGMIMITAAGEGALLGVATTADLDVGLVAHRMNELAARVGHELASAPRRRDDGGLQ from the coding sequence ATGGGCACACCGAACATGACCGACAGCAGCAACAAACTGGGGTGGCTTCTCGAGGATCTCGAGGTGCCCGGGGTCCGGTTCGCGGTGCTGTTGTCCGATGACGGGTTGCGCATTGCGCACAGTGCGGGGATTTCCAAGGATGACGCCGAGCGGTTCGCCGCGGCGGCGTCGGGGTTGCGGTCGCTGGGCAAGGCGCTCGGTGAGTTCTGCGGGACCAGCGGTAACACGGTGCGGCAGAACATGACCGAGTACGACGAGGGCATGATCATGATCACCGCCGCTGGCGAGGGCGCCCTGCTCGGCGTGGCCACGACCGCCGACCTCGACGTGGGGCTCGTCGCGCACCGGATGAACGAGCTCGCCGCCCGGGTCGGGCACGAGCTGGCCAGCGCGCCGCGGCGGAGAGACGACGGCGGCCTGCAATGA
- the aztA gene encoding zinc ABC transporter ATP-binding protein AztA, which yields MTTEVRLTGIVAGYEAGSVLHGVDAVLPAGRVTALVGPNGSGKSTLLAVLAGVLAPTAGSVLQPLGRPALVLQHSAVPPTLPITVRETVAMGRWGERGWWRRLTRADRSLVDESLAALGLAALAGRRLDTLSGGQRQRALLAQALAARSRLLLFDEPGTALDAEARAAVHTALGLARERGVTVVHATHDRDDALRADHCVALAAGRVTDAGPPDRVLTPGVTSATLPTSR from the coding sequence ATGACCACCGAGGTGCGGCTGACCGGGATCGTCGCCGGCTACGAGGCCGGATCGGTGCTGCACGGCGTGGACGCGGTGCTGCCCGCCGGACGGGTGACGGCGCTGGTGGGGCCGAACGGGTCGGGGAAGTCGACGCTGCTCGCGGTGCTCGCCGGCGTGCTCGCGCCGACGGCGGGGTCGGTGCTACAGCCGCTGGGCAGGCCCGCGCTCGTCCTGCAGCACAGCGCGGTTCCGCCGACGCTGCCGATCACCGTCCGGGAGACGGTGGCGATGGGGCGCTGGGGGGAGCGCGGATGGTGGCGCAGGCTCACCCGGGCGGATCGCAGCCTGGTCGACGAATCGCTCGCGGCGCTCGGGCTCGCCGCGCTGGCCGGGCGCCGGTTGGACACGCTCTCCGGCGGGCAGCGGCAGCGGGCGCTGCTCGCTCAGGCGCTGGCAGCGCGCTCCCGGCTGCTGCTGTTCGACGAGCCGGGGACCGCGCTGGACGCCGAGGCCCGTGCCGCCGTGCACACGGCGCTCGGCCTCGCGCGGGAGCGGGGTGTCACCGTCGTGCACGCCACCCACGATCGGGACGACGCGCTGCGCGCCGACCACTGCGTCGCGCTGGCCGCGGGCCGGGTGACGGATGCGGGCCCGCCGGATCGCGTCTTGACGCCCGGCGTGACCTCGGCCACACTTCCTACCAGCCGGTAG
- a CDS encoding DUF742 domain-containing protein, whose product MIRRDPDLVRAYVRTSGRTRATRELDLVTLVTAAADVSPGATPDAKRVMSLCSRKGSLSIAEVAAYLDMPPSVVKIVVSDLLDSEHLSSPRPLEAVPDIALLEEVLNGLRALPA is encoded by the coding sequence ATGATCCGCCGCGATCCCGATCTGGTCCGCGCGTACGTCCGCACCAGCGGCCGCACGCGCGCCACCCGCGAACTGGATCTCGTCACCCTGGTGACCGCGGCGGCGGACGTCTCACCCGGCGCCACCCCCGACGCCAAGCGCGTCATGTCGCTGTGCAGTCGCAAGGGTTCGCTGTCGATCGCCGAGGTGGCGGCGTATCTGGATATGCCGCCGTCGGTGGTGAAGATCGTGGTGTCGGATCTGCTCGACAGTGAGCATCTTTCCAGTCCGCGGCCGTTGGAAGCGGTGCCGGATATCGCTCTGCTCGAGGAGGTTCTCAATGGGCTCCGTGCTCTCCCGGCCTGA
- a CDS encoding ATP-binding protein — translation MNPDFALVLPWIVAVVLVAAVSIYAVLVVRRRQARIDALIAEQRLHEEALERLAATTLPTVAEAVRRFEQSQPPTVEVPPALEDTRFAQCLRWTAERYADELRLLQSETREQSARDGEEKSRVAVQSAEEAVRERLSSSARDATSGAVRSFGTSVVSLGADVSQVVSAALREHRDDEVYATLTRIDHSVQQMIRQAQSYVIVCGGLPGRRWPSQSLTDVVGGATGRVRDYLRVRSNQLDRMVISRAVEPLVHTLATLLDNALRYSPPTSYVDVGFQEGHHGVTVIVDDAGVRMNSEQMEEARQVLAGERSVDIHQLGPSPKVGFPGVAALARRYGFTVYIDGPNAYGGMRAMVYIPEALLITPPQAAPEPFEAAPEPVAAGAVRNGNGNGNGSAERFAAQPARLEAPAAALRAEPPVSALRAEPQVSAVRAEPPVAAVRAEAPVALRSEPAEPAPAADNDEEHTFSVHEITSGGLPKRRRRAVAPAVGASGPRTDPGLARPDIAAAWQSGSKSGRAAAAEQTEGTTS, via the coding sequence ATGAATCCAGATTTCGCCCTGGTGCTTCCATGGATCGTCGCCGTCGTCCTGGTCGCGGCGGTGTCGATCTACGCGGTGCTGGTGGTGCGCCGCAGACAGGCCCGCATCGATGCGCTGATCGCCGAGCAGCGCCTGCACGAGGAGGCGCTGGAGCGGCTCGCCGCCACCACGCTACCCACCGTCGCCGAGGCCGTGCGCCGCTTCGAGCAGAGCCAGCCGCCCACCGTCGAGGTGCCGCCCGCGCTGGAGGACACCCGCTTCGCGCAGTGTCTGCGCTGGACCGCCGAGCGCTACGCCGACGAACTGCGGCTGCTGCAGTCCGAGACCCGCGAGCAGTCCGCCCGCGACGGCGAGGAGAAGTCCCGGGTCGCCGTGCAGTCCGCCGAGGAGGCGGTGCGGGAGCGGTTGTCGAGTTCGGCGCGGGATGCCACGAGTGGTGCGGTGCGGTCGTTCGGTACGTCGGTGGTGAGTTTGGGTGCCGATGTGAGTCAGGTCGTGTCGGCGGCGTTGCGTGAGCATCGTGATGACGAGGTGTATGCGACGTTGACGCGGATCGATCATTCGGTGCAGCAGATGATCAGGCAGGCGCAGTCGTATGTGATCGTGTGTGGTGGTTTGCCTGGTCGTCGGTGGCCGTCGCAGTCGTTGACCGATGTGGTGGGTGGTGCGACGGGGCGGGTGCGGGATTATCTGCGGGTTCGGTCGAATCAGTTGGATCGGATGGTGATCTCGCGGGCGGTGGAGCCGTTGGTGCATACGCTTGCCACGTTGCTGGATAACGCGTTGCGGTATTCGCCGCCGACGTCGTATGTGGATGTGGGGTTTCAGGAGGGGCATCACGGGGTGACCGTGATTGTCGATGATGCGGGTGTTCGGATGAATTCCGAGCAGATGGAGGAGGCGCGTCAGGTTCTGGCGGGGGAGCGGTCGGTGGATATCCATCAGCTGGGTCCGTCGCCGAAGGTGGGTTTTCCGGGTGTGGCGGCGCTTGCTCGGCGGTATGGGTTCACGGTGTATATCGATGGGCCGAATGCGTATGGCGGTATGCGGGCCATGGTCTACATCCCCGAGGCGCTGCTGATCACCCCGCCGCAGGCCGCGCCCGAGCCGTTCGAGGCAGCGCCCGAGCCGGTCGCCGCGGGGGCCGTGCGCAACGGCAACGGCAACGGCAATGGCAGCGCCGAGCGGTTCGCCGCGCAGCCCGCCCGGTTGGAGGCCCCGGCCGCCGCCCTCCGCGCCGAGCCGCCGGTGAGCGCGCTCCGTGCCGAGCCGCAGGTCAGCGCGGTGCGCGCCGAGCCGCCGGTGGCCGCGGTCCGCGCCGAGGCGCCGGTCGCGCTGCGTTCCGAGCCCGCCGAGCCCGCACCCGCCGCCGACAACGACGAGGAGCACACCTTCTCGGTGCACGAAATCACCAGCGGCGGGCTGCCCAAGCGCCGGAGGCGGGCCGTCGCGCCCGCCGTCGGGGCGAGTGGCCCGCGGACCGATCCCGGGTTGGCGCGGCCGGATATCGCGGCGGCGTGGCAGTCCGGTTCCAAGAGCGGCCGTGCCGCCGCAGCCGAACAGACGGAAGGGACGACATCCTGA
- a CDS encoding GTP-binding protein has protein sequence MGSVLSRPDRSVDYVPETVTRSVKLLVAGNFGVGKTTFVNSISEIRPLRTEETITEASVGVDDMAGLPGKSSTTVAMDFGRITLNPQLALYLFGTPGQQRFVPLWEELARGALGALVLIDTRRIDKADEVLSVLEERGVPYAVGINEFDGSRTYPLEEVRDALDLAPETPLVRLDARNRSTCLRSLITLVEFLFHRLESRM, from the coding sequence ATGGGCTCCGTGCTCTCCCGGCCTGACCGGTCGGTCGATTATGTGCCGGAGACGGTGACGCGGTCGGTGAAGTTGCTGGTGGCGGGGAATTTCGGGGTCGGGAAGACCACGTTCGTCAACAGTATTTCCGAGATTCGTCCGTTGCGGACCGAGGAGACGATCACCGAGGCCAGTGTCGGGGTGGATGACATGGCGGGGTTGCCGGGGAAGTCCTCGACGACGGTGGCGATGGATTTCGGGCGGATCACGTTGAATCCGCAGTTGGCGTTGTATTTGTTCGGGACTCCGGGGCAGCAGCGGTTCGTGCCGTTGTGGGAGGAGTTGGCGCGGGGTGCGTTGGGGGCGTTGGTGTTGATCGATACGCGCCGGATCGATAAGGCCGATGAGGTGTTGTCGGTGTTGGAGGAGCGTGGGGTTCCGTATGCGGTGGGGATCAACGAGTTCGACGGGTCGCGGACGTATCCGTTGGAGGAGGTCCGCGACGCGCTCGACCTCGCCCCGGAGACGCCGCTGGTCCGGCTCGACGCGCGCAACCGCAGCACCTGCCTGCGCTCGCTGATCACCCTGGTGGAGTTCCTCTTCCACCGGCTCGAATCGCGGATGTGA